The following are encoded together in the Lathyrus oleraceus cultivar Zhongwan6 chromosome 3, CAAS_Psat_ZW6_1.0, whole genome shotgun sequence genome:
- the LOC127129449 gene encoding uncharacterized protein LOC127129449, translating into MAENKRQADLEAEITNMANKATYGEICNTGPREFFKPKPPDEQVPVEPTEQRLDAIYDKEPLGFEKDPVTSSAKILAQDPLEEIDLGDGSAKRITYISAKLDPKLKVRVIELLRKNKDCFAWDYDEMPGLKRDLVKLKFPIKDGKKPIKTTRYVDWIANIVPVIKKNGFLRVCIDFRDLNAATPKDEYPMSVADMLVDSAVGYEYLSMLDGYSGYNQIFIAEEDVSKTAFRCPGAIGTYEWIVMPFGLKNAEATYQRAMNSIFHNYIETFMQAGDFLGFVVHKKGIEINQNKTKPIIETKAPSTKKELQSLLGKINFLRRFISNLSGRTQAFSPLLRLKQGKFEWNDEHQKAFDKIKHYLTNPLILTPPCGKKPMRLLLKKFEYVDIKHVPRIKNQEANDLAQIASGYRISKEKLGELVEVRGKAMAARLSPTDLESTQLGYSNKEEFEVLAIDTLIDTDWRNPIINYLKDPSTDTERKTKYRALSYVLIGNELFKKTPEGILLKCLGESEA; encoded by the exons ATGGCTGAGAACAAAAGACAAGCGGACCTCGAAGCCGAGATAACAAACATGGCTAACAAAGCCACATATGGTGAAATCTGTAATACAGGACCAAGGGAGTTCTTTAAACCAAAACCCCCTGACGAACAAGTACCTGTGGAACCAACAGAACAGAGGTTGGACGCCATTTACGACAAAGAGCCTCTGGGATTTGAAAAAGATCCAGTGACGTCAAGTGCAAAGATCTTAGCGCAAGATCCTCTCGAGGAGATTGATCTCGGAGATGGAAGTGCAAAAAGAATTACCTACATCAGCGCTAAACTGGACCCCAAGTTAAAAGTGAGAGTTATTGAATTACTAAGGAAGAACAAAGATTGCTTCGCTTGGGAttacgacgagatgcctggtttgaAGAGGGACTTGGTCAAATTAAAGTTTCCTATAAAGGATGGCAAGAAGCCCATCAA GACCACAAGGTATGTCGATTGGATTGCTAATATTGTCCCTGTTATCAAGAAAAATGGCTTTTTGCGAGTATGTATAGATTTTCGTGATCTAAATGCAGCAACCCCTAAGGATGAGTATCCAATGTCTGTGGCAGATATGTTGGTTGACTCAGCCGTAGGCTATGAATATCTCAGCatgcttgatggatattctggctATAACCAGATTTTCATTGCAGAAGAAGATGTTTCTAAAACAGCTTTTCGATGTCCAGGGGCAATAGGCACTTATGAGTGGATAGTTATGCCTTTTGGCCTAAAAAACGCTGAGGCAACATACCAGCGAGCAATGAATTCTATATTTCATAATTATATAGAGACATTCATGCAA GCTGGAGATTTTCTGGGCTTTGTGGTCCACAAAAAGGGGATAGAAATCAATCAGAACAAGACGAAGCCTATTATTGAGACCAAAGCACCATCAACCAAAAAGGAATTGCAGTCATTATTAGGAAAGATAAACTTCCTAAGAAGATTCATCTCGAATTTAAGTGGTCGAACTCAAGCCTTCTCTCCCCTTCTGCGCCTGAAACAGGGGAAGTTCGAATGGAATGACGAACATcaaaaggcattcgacaagatcAAACATTATCTGACAAATCCTCTTATATTGACACCACCATGTGGAAAGAAGCCTATGAGACT GTTACTCAAAAAATTTGAATACGTCGACATTAAACATGTCCCTAGAATAAAAAACCAAGAGGCTAACGACTTAGCACAAATAGCCTCAGGGTATAGAATTTCAAAAGAGAAGCTAGGAGAACTTGTCGAAGTAAGAGGAAAGGCAATGGCTGCCAGATTATCTCCGACAGATTTGGAAAGCACCCAGTTAGGATATAGTAACAAAGAGGAGTTTGAAGTATTGGCCATTGATACCTTGATAGATACAGATTGGAGGAATCCAATTATTAATTATCTCAAGGACCCTTCGACAGACACAGAAAGAAAAACCAAGTATAGGGCTTTGTCTTATGTATTGATAGGGAATGAATTATTCAAGAAAACCCCTGAAGGGATCCTGTTGAAATGCTTAGGAGAAAGCGAAGCTTAG